One Setaria italica strain Yugu1 chromosome II, Setaria_italica_v2.0, whole genome shotgun sequence DNA segment encodes these proteins:
- the LOC101762638 gene encoding flowering time control protein FPA isoform X2, producing the protein MSSEPPPAGSPEARASASPPKDAVASGAGAAAGFLETNTLWVGNLPSYVSEGDLMALFAPHGALDCALARAGSRSYAFVLFRTPAEARAAVEATRGEKVKGAAMRTEFARPARAVRNLWVGGISPSVSKEELEEEFQKFGKVEGVAFSQDQTSAYVDFEKLEDAISAHRSLNGRTLGGKELCVDFQRSKGRAEWSEASGFNGRVSGPPADKRGTGPPKGSAGSRMRDAQPTNVLWVAFPASYKVIDEEMLRQAMSAFGVVTKIKIFQTRQYAFVEFSSVVEAYNAKTNLDGHLFNDPRIQILFSNSELAPNKLDNPTSLSGFPRSEMYSSDGRHGLGSGTLQGYDPPRGGRSRHFDYGGLPTPGGILPPPESFDPREAKRMRLDAGADPYEVRAGSTSLYSAGIRHRDSSVHAEGSSSPAIRVRGTVHRTSYLEHFWRGSISKGGSPVCHARCLPITKGSDIPLPDVINCSARTGLDMLAKHYADATGFDVVFFLPDSEDDFVSYTEFLRYLGSKSRAGVVKVDAGTTLFLVPPSDFLTNVLQVDGPERLYGVVLHIPQMSAAAALRPQLTGPELQPYYDEREALPTSQRKYSIISPSDNGYSDADYRGSLREESMHHLGQLSGRPRVDEGQAVQPALAGFPTNQTAAAQVQPSVKPDIMATLAKLMPSVQSSPLIANLQQPGQQFSRQVSAAHLTNYGSMVGAQEHSTQHTAYNPEVALNLPPPPPIPTPTHSSTTTLPSQGGHSLPTQTNQQLPEQYYVPQSNYVPLAMGSHSNIQASNANNPAPPLPQVYPGPPANNQMGNLPQLQPSSHGQQQHFAPGTAQAPDEADKSKKYQATLQLAQNLLLQIQQRQSGNQP; encoded by the exons atgTCGTCGGAACCGCCGCCCGCGGGGTCTCCGGAGGCGCGCGCCTCGGCCTCCCCTCCGAAGGACGCTGTTGCCAGcggggccggcgccgctgctgggTTCCTGGAGACGAACACGCTCTGGGTAGGCAACCTGCCCTCGTATGTGAGCGAGGGCGACTTGATGGCGCTGTTCGCGCCGCACGGCGCGCTCGATTGCGCCCTCGCCCGAGCCGGCTCCCGCAGCTACGCGTTCGTCCTCTTCCGCACCCCCGCCGAGGCTCGCGCAGCCGTCGAGGCCACCCGGGGCGAAAAGGTCAAGGGCGCCGCCATGCGCACCGAGTTCGCGCGGCCG GCCAGAGCTGTTAGGAATTTGTGGGTTGGTGGCATTAGCCCGTCAGTTTCAAAGGAGGAGCTAGAGGAGGAGTTCCAAAAGTTTGGAAAAGTTGAAGGTGTTGCATTCTCCCAAGATCAGACTTCAGCGTACGTTGATTTCGAGAAACTCGAAGATGCAATTTCTGCTCACAGATCTTTGAATGGAAGAACTTTAGGTGGCAAAGAATTATGTGTTGATTTCCAGAGGTCCAAGGGAAGAGCG GAATGGTCAGAAGCAAGCGGCTTCAATGGTAGGGTATCAGGACCACCAGCTGACAAGAGAGGCACTGGCCCTCCCAAG GGTTCTGCTGGATCACGGATGCGAGATGCACAGCCTACCAATGTTCTCTGGGTTGCTTTTCCAGCTTCATATAAAGTTATTGATGAGGAGATGCTTAGGCAGGCTATGTCAGCATTTGGTGTCGTTACAAAGATAAAAATTTTCCAGACAAGGCAGTATGCTTTTGTTGAGTTTTCAAGTGTTGTGGAAGCTTACAATGCTAAGACGAATCTAGATGGTCATCTGTTCAATGATCCCAGGATTCAGATTCTTTTCTCGAACAGTGAGCTCGCACCAAATAAATTGGATAATCCAACATCGCTTTCTGGATTTCCTAGATCAGAAATGTATTCCAGTGATGGACGTCATGGTCTTGGCAGTGGTACTTTGCAAGGGTACGATCCTCCAAGAGGAGGAAGATCAAGACATTTTGATTATGGTGGTTTACCTACTCCAGGTGGAATCCTTCCACCACCTGAATCATTTGATCCAAGAGAAGCAAAACGAATGAGGCTCGATGCTGGTGCTGACCCTTATGAAGTAAGGGCAGGCAGCACAAGTCTTTATTCTGCTGGGATCCGCCATCGGGACAGCTCCGTGCATGCTGAGGGGAGTTCAAGTCCTGCTATTCGAGTCCGAGGCACAGTGCATCGAACGTCATACCTTGAGCATTTCTGGCGAGGCAGTATTTCCAAAGGTGGATCTCCTGTTTGCCATGCTCGTTGTTTGCCTATAACAAAGGGCAGTGACATACCTCT ACCTGATGTCATTAATTGTTCAGCTAGGACGGGACTGGATATGCTGGCAAAGCACTATGCGGATGCTACTGGATTTGATGTTGTCTTTTTCTTACCAGATAGCGAAGATGACTTTGTTTCTTATACTGAGTTCTTGCGCTACCTGGGCTCGAAAAGCCGGGCAGGGGTTGTAAAGGTTGATGCAGGGACTACTTTATTTTTGGTACCACCATCAGATTTCTTGACAAATGTGTTACAAGTTGACGGTCCAGAGCGCCTTTATGGTGTAGTATTGCATATTCCACAAatgtctgctgctgctgcactaAGGCCACAATTGACTGGGCCAGAACTACAACCTTACTATGATGAAAGGGAAGCTCTGCCTACTTCACAAAGAAAGTATAGTATCATTTCTCCCAGTGACAATGGCTATTCTGATGCTGATTATCGGGGATCTTTGCGTGAGGAGTCAATGCATCATTTGGGGCAACTATCTGGAAGGCCTCGGGTGGATGAAGGCCAAGCAGTCCAGCCAGCTCTTGCAGGCTTTCCTACAAACCAAACAGCTGCAGCGCAAGTTCAACCTTCAGTCAAGCCTGATATTATGGCTACTTTAGCAAAGCTTATGCCAAGTGTGCAATCTTCACCTCTG ATTGCTAATCTTCAGCAGCCAGGACAGCAGTTCAGCAGGCAAGTTTCAGCTGCTCATTTGACAAACTATGGGAGCATGGTGGGTGCTCAGGAGCACTCAACGCAGCATACTGCTTACAACCCTGAAGTTGCTTTGAAcctaccaccacctcctccaatTCCTACACCAACACACAGTTCTACTACTACCTTACCATCTCAAGGTGGACACAGTTTGCCTACACAGACGAACCAACAGCTGCCAGAGCAGTATTATGTTCCCCAAAGCAACTATGTTCCATTAGCTATGGGTAGCCATTCTAACATTCAAGCCAGCAATGCTAACAaccctgcccctccccttccgcAAGTTTACCCTGGACCTCCAGCAAATAATCAGATGGGAAATTTGCCCCAGCTCCAGCCATCATCTCATGGACAACAACAGCATTTTGCTCCTGGTACTGCACAAGCTCCGGACGAGGCAGATAAAAGCAAGAAGTACCAGGCGACCCTCCAGTTAGCTCAAAACCTACTACTTCAGATACAGCAGCGTCAATCAGGAAATCAGCCCTGA
- the LOC101762638 gene encoding flowering time control protein FPA isoform X1, with amino-acid sequence MSSEPPPAGSPEARASASPPKDAVASGAGAAAGFLETNTLWVGNLPSYVSEGDLMALFAPHGALDCALARAGSRSYAFVLFRTPAEARAAVEATRGEKVKGAAMRTEFARPARAVRNLWVGGISPSVSKEELEEEFQKFGKVEGVAFSQDQTSAYVDFEKLEDAISAHRSLNGRTLGGKELCVDFQRSKGRAEWSEASGFNGRVSGPPADKRGTGPPKGSAGSRMRDAQPTNVLWVAFPASYKVIDEEMLRQAMSAFGVVTKIKIFQTRQYAFVEFSSVVEAYNAKTNLDGHLFNDPRIQILFSNSELAPNKLDNPTSLSGFPRSEMYSSDGRHGLGSGTLQGYDPPRGGRSRHFDYGGLPTPGGILPPPESFDPREAKRMRLDAGADPYEVRAGSTSLYSAGIRHRDSSVHAEGSSSPAIRVRGTVHRTSYLEHFWRGSISKGGSPVCHARCLPITKGSDIPLPDVINCSARTGLDMLAKHYADATGFDVVFFLPDSEDDFVSYTEFLRYLGSKSRAGVVKVDAGTTLFLVPPSDFLTNVLQVDGPERLYGVVLHIPQMSAAAALRPQLTGPELQPYYDEREALPTSQRKYSIISPSDNGYSDADYRGSLREESMHHLGQLSGRPRVDEGQAVQPALAGFPTNQTAAAQVQPSVKPDIMATLAKLMPSVQSSPLVSGQIPVNSTDRPSQMHGLSMLSKVWNPENQSTTSNLSFGQIANLQQPGQQFSRQVSAAHLTNYGSMVGAQEHSTQHTAYNPEVALNLPPPPPIPTPTHSSTTTLPSQGGHSLPTQTNQQLPEQYYVPQSNYVPLAMGSHSNIQASNANNPAPPLPQVYPGPPANNQMGNLPQLQPSSHGQQQHFAPGTAQAPDEADKSKKYQATLQLAQNLLLQIQQRQSGNQP; translated from the exons atgTCGTCGGAACCGCCGCCCGCGGGGTCTCCGGAGGCGCGCGCCTCGGCCTCCCCTCCGAAGGACGCTGTTGCCAGcggggccggcgccgctgctgggTTCCTGGAGACGAACACGCTCTGGGTAGGCAACCTGCCCTCGTATGTGAGCGAGGGCGACTTGATGGCGCTGTTCGCGCCGCACGGCGCGCTCGATTGCGCCCTCGCCCGAGCCGGCTCCCGCAGCTACGCGTTCGTCCTCTTCCGCACCCCCGCCGAGGCTCGCGCAGCCGTCGAGGCCACCCGGGGCGAAAAGGTCAAGGGCGCCGCCATGCGCACCGAGTTCGCGCGGCCG GCCAGAGCTGTTAGGAATTTGTGGGTTGGTGGCATTAGCCCGTCAGTTTCAAAGGAGGAGCTAGAGGAGGAGTTCCAAAAGTTTGGAAAAGTTGAAGGTGTTGCATTCTCCCAAGATCAGACTTCAGCGTACGTTGATTTCGAGAAACTCGAAGATGCAATTTCTGCTCACAGATCTTTGAATGGAAGAACTTTAGGTGGCAAAGAATTATGTGTTGATTTCCAGAGGTCCAAGGGAAGAGCG GAATGGTCAGAAGCAAGCGGCTTCAATGGTAGGGTATCAGGACCACCAGCTGACAAGAGAGGCACTGGCCCTCCCAAG GGTTCTGCTGGATCACGGATGCGAGATGCACAGCCTACCAATGTTCTCTGGGTTGCTTTTCCAGCTTCATATAAAGTTATTGATGAGGAGATGCTTAGGCAGGCTATGTCAGCATTTGGTGTCGTTACAAAGATAAAAATTTTCCAGACAAGGCAGTATGCTTTTGTTGAGTTTTCAAGTGTTGTGGAAGCTTACAATGCTAAGACGAATCTAGATGGTCATCTGTTCAATGATCCCAGGATTCAGATTCTTTTCTCGAACAGTGAGCTCGCACCAAATAAATTGGATAATCCAACATCGCTTTCTGGATTTCCTAGATCAGAAATGTATTCCAGTGATGGACGTCATGGTCTTGGCAGTGGTACTTTGCAAGGGTACGATCCTCCAAGAGGAGGAAGATCAAGACATTTTGATTATGGTGGTTTACCTACTCCAGGTGGAATCCTTCCACCACCTGAATCATTTGATCCAAGAGAAGCAAAACGAATGAGGCTCGATGCTGGTGCTGACCCTTATGAAGTAAGGGCAGGCAGCACAAGTCTTTATTCTGCTGGGATCCGCCATCGGGACAGCTCCGTGCATGCTGAGGGGAGTTCAAGTCCTGCTATTCGAGTCCGAGGCACAGTGCATCGAACGTCATACCTTGAGCATTTCTGGCGAGGCAGTATTTCCAAAGGTGGATCTCCTGTTTGCCATGCTCGTTGTTTGCCTATAACAAAGGGCAGTGACATACCTCT ACCTGATGTCATTAATTGTTCAGCTAGGACGGGACTGGATATGCTGGCAAAGCACTATGCGGATGCTACTGGATTTGATGTTGTCTTTTTCTTACCAGATAGCGAAGATGACTTTGTTTCTTATACTGAGTTCTTGCGCTACCTGGGCTCGAAAAGCCGGGCAGGGGTTGTAAAGGTTGATGCAGGGACTACTTTATTTTTGGTACCACCATCAGATTTCTTGACAAATGTGTTACAAGTTGACGGTCCAGAGCGCCTTTATGGTGTAGTATTGCATATTCCACAAatgtctgctgctgctgcactaAGGCCACAATTGACTGGGCCAGAACTACAACCTTACTATGATGAAAGGGAAGCTCTGCCTACTTCACAAAGAAAGTATAGTATCATTTCTCCCAGTGACAATGGCTATTCTGATGCTGATTATCGGGGATCTTTGCGTGAGGAGTCAATGCATCATTTGGGGCAACTATCTGGAAGGCCTCGGGTGGATGAAGGCCAAGCAGTCCAGCCAGCTCTTGCAGGCTTTCCTACAAACCAAACAGCTGCAGCGCAAGTTCAACCTTCAGTCAAGCCTGATATTATGGCTACTTTAGCAAAGCTTATGCCAAGTGTGCAATCTTCACCTCTGGTAAGTGGTCAGATACCTGTGAATTCCACAGACAGACCATCGCAGATGCATGGTCTGTCAATGCTTTCTAAAGTATGGAATCCTGAAAATCAATCTACAACTTCAAATTTATCCTTTGGGCAGATTGCTAATCTTCAGCAGCCAGGACAGCAGTTCAGCAGGCAAGTTTCAGCTGCTCATTTGACAAACTATGGGAGCATGGTGGGTGCTCAGGAGCACTCAACGCAGCATACTGCTTACAACCCTGAAGTTGCTTTGAAcctaccaccacctcctccaatTCCTACACCAACACACAGTTCTACTACTACCTTACCATCTCAAGGTGGACACAGTTTGCCTACACAGACGAACCAACAGCTGCCAGAGCAGTATTATGTTCCCCAAAGCAACTATGTTCCATTAGCTATGGGTAGCCATTCTAACATTCAAGCCAGCAATGCTAACAaccctgcccctccccttccgcAAGTTTACCCTGGACCTCCAGCAAATAATCAGATGGGAAATTTGCCCCAGCTCCAGCCATCATCTCATGGACAACAACAGCATTTTGCTCCTGGTACTGCACAAGCTCCGGACGAGGCAGATAAAAGCAAGAAGTACCAGGCGACCCTCCAGTTAGCTCAAAACCTACTACTTCAGATACAGCAGCGTCAATCAGGAAATCAGCCCTGA
- the LOC101761959 gene encoding transcription factor RF2a — MNKDKAPMPGDGGSGDGLPPQAVRRAGAPPSSSTPPPEYDISRMSDFPTRNAGHRRAHSEILSLPDDLDLSAPRGGDGPSLSDENDEELLSMFLDVDKLNSSCGASSEAEAESSSAAGGGGEGAELSPAPRPRHQHSQSMDESMSIKAEQLVGAPGMEGMSSAEAKKAVSAAKLAELALVDPKRAKRIWANRQSAARSKERKMRYIAELERKVQTLQTEATTLSAQLALLQRDTTGLTTENSELKIRLQTMEQQVHLQDALNDTLKAEVQRLKVATGQVGNGGGGMMMNFGTMPRQFGGNQQMFHNNQAMQSMMATHQLQQLQLHSQPQQQTLHPQHQQPLHSLQTQQLQQAARDLKMKGHLGAQGQWGDGKSGSSGS; from the exons atgaacaaggacaAGGCTCCGATGCCGGGAGAcggcggctccggcgacggcttGCCGCCTCAGGCCGTGCGCCGTGCCGGAGCGCcgccctcgtcgtcgaccccgccgccggagtacgACATCAGCCGCATGTCGGACTTCCCTACCCGGAAcgccggccaccggcgcgcGCACTCCGAGATCCTGAGCCTGCCCGACGACCTCGACCTCAGCGCCCCccgaggcggcgacgggccgTCTCTGTCGGACGAGAACGACGAGGAGCTCCTCTCCATGTTCCTTGACGTGGACAAGCTGAACTCGTCGTGCGGGGCGTCGTCGGAGGCCGAGGCTGAGTCGTCATCTGCCGCAGGTGGCGGGGGTGAGGGGGCTGAGCTGAGCCCCGCGCCGAGGCCAAGGCATCAGCACAGCCAGTCCATGGACGAGTCCATGTCGATCAAGGCGGAGCAGCTGGTGGGGGCGCCGGGGATGGAGGGGATGTCGTCCGCAGAGGCCAAGAAGGCAGTGTCTGCGGCGAAGCTGGCTGAGCTTGCTCTTGTTGACCCAAAGAGGGCAAAAAG GATTTGGGCTAATAGACAATCTGCTGCAAGATCGAAGGAAAGGAAGATGCGCTATATAGCTGAACTCGAGCGCAAGGTGCAAACCCTgcaaacagaagccacaacattGTCAGCTCAGCTGGCATTGCTGCAG AGAGACACCACTGGGCTAACAACTGAGAATAGCGAATTGAAGATACGCCTGCAGACCATGGAGCAGCAAGTCCACTTACAAGATG CTTTGAATGACACTTTGAAAGCGGAGGTCCAGCGGCTGAAGGTAGCGACAGGACAGGTGGGCAATGGTGGTGGAGGGATGATGATGAACTTCGGCACCATGCCACGCCAGTTTGGAGGGAACCAGCAGATGTTCCACAACAACCAAGCGATGCAATCCATGATGGCGACACACCAGCTCCAGCAGCTCCAGCTCCATTCCCAGCCTCAGCAACAGACGCTGCACCCTCAGCACCAGCAGCCATTGCACTCGCTGCAGACGCAGCAGCTCCAGCAGGCGGCAAGGGACCTCAAGATGAAAGGGCATCTGGGTGCCCAGGGCCAGTGGGGCGATGGAAAGtccggcagcagcggcagctga